In Gossypium arboreum isolate Shixiya-1 chromosome 6, ASM2569848v2, whole genome shotgun sequence, the following are encoded in one genomic region:
- the LOC108480288 gene encoding probable alpha,alpha-trehalose-phosphate synthase [UDP-forming] 7, whose product MMSRSYTNLLDLASGNFPVMGPVRERKRLTRVMTVPGVVSELDDDQANSVNSDVHSSVNQDRIIIVANQLPVKVKRRPDNKGWSFNWDDYSLLLQLKDGLPEEMEVLYVGSLKIDVDINEQDEVSSVLLEKFKCVPAFLPPEIFNKFYHGFCKQHLWSLFHYMLPYSANHGGRFHRSLWEAYVAANKIFSQRVIEVINPEDDYIWIHDYHLMVLPTFLRRRFNRLRMGFFLHSPFPSSEIYRTSPVREEILKALLNSDLIGFHTFDYARHFLSCCSRMLGLEYQSKRGYIGLEYYGRTIGIKIMPVGVHMEQIESALRVADKESRIHEFKQKFDGKTVLLGVDDMDVFKGVNLKLLAMEQMLKQHPKWQGRAVLVQITNPARGRGKDLEDTQAEIQESCKRINEMFGKTGYEPIVFIDRPISLAERVAYYTIAECVVVTAVRDGMNLTPYEYIACRQGVSESMSSSESNGPRKSMLVVSEFIGCSPSLSGAIRVNPWNFEATAEAMNEAISMADAEKQLRHEKHYRYISSHDVAFWSRSFFQDMERTCKDHFRRRCWGIGLSFGFRVVALDPNFRKLSIDHIESVYVRSKNRAILLDYDGTVMPQTSHNKTPNAEVISIVNRLLGDTKNTVFVVSGRGKESLDKWFSPCKKLGIAAEHGYFMRWSSDDKWEVCGPNSEFGWKQIAEPVMRLYTEATDGSSIETKESALVWHHQDADPSFGSSQAKEMLDHLESVLANEPVTVKSGQFIIDVKPQGVSKGVVAEKVFTTMAESGKQADFVLCIGDDRSDEEMFEIISSAISSGILSSNASVFACTVGQKPSKAKYYLDDPAEVINMLEALADASDPGSFTDTESDISL is encoded by the exons ATGATGTCAAGATCATATACTAATCTCTTAGATCTAGCTTCCGGTAATTTTCCGGTAATGGGTCCGGTTCGTGAAAGGAAACGGTTGACCCGGGTAATGACGGTTCCTGGTGTAGTTTCCGAACTAGACGATGATCAAGCTAATAGTGTAAACTCTGATGTACATTCATCTGTAAATCAAGATCGAATTATAATCGTAGCGAATCAGTTACCGGTTAAAGTTAAACGGCGACCAGATAATAAAGGATGGAGTTTTAATTGGGATGATTATTCATTGTTATTACAATTAAAAGATGGTTTACCCGAAGAAATGGAGGTTTTATATGTGGGCTCGTTGAAAATCGATGTGGATATCAACGAACAAGACGAGGTTTCATCGGTTTTGTTGGAAAAATTCAAGTGTGTACCGGCGTTTTTGCCGCCGGAGATTTTCAATAAGTTCTATCATGGGTTTTGTAAGCAACATCTATGGTCATTGTTCCATTATATGTTACCTTATTCGGCTAATCACGGCGGTCGATTCCATCGGTCGTTGTGGGAAGCATATGTTGCAGCGAATAAGATATTTTCACAAAGGGTTATTGAGGTTATAAACCCAGAAGATGATTATATTTGGATTCATGATTATCATTTGATGGTGTTGCCTACGTTTTTACGGAGACGGTTTAATCGATTGAGAATGGGGTTTTTCTTACATAGTCCGTTCCCTTCGTCGGAGATTTATCGAACATCGCCGGTAAGGGAAGAGATTCTAAAGGCGCTGTTGAATTCGGATCTTATCGGTTTTCATACTTTTGATTATGCTAGACATTTTCTATCTTGTTGTAGTCGAATGTTAGGTTTAGAGTATCAATCGAAACGGGGTTATATCGGATTAGAGTATTACGGTAGAACGATCGGGATAAAGATTATGCCTGTTGGTGTTCATATGGAACAGATTGAATCTGCTTTGAGAGTTGCAGACAAGGAATCGAGAATTCATGAGTTCAAACAAAAGTTTGATGGAAAAACTGTATTGCTCGGTGTTGATGATATGGATGTGTTTAAAGGTGTCAATTTGAAGCTTTTGGCTATGGAACAGATGTTGAAACAACACCCGAAATGGCAAGGAAGAGCCGTACTTGTTCAAATCACGAACCCGGCTAGGGGACGAGGGAAAGATCTTGAGGATACACAAGCTGAAATACAAGAAAGCTGTAAAAGAATAAACGAGATGTTCGGAAAAACGGGTTATGAACCGATTGTGTTTATCGATAGGCCAATATCATTAGCTGAAAGGGTTGCATACTATACTATAGCTGAGTGTGTCGTGGTAACAGCGGTGAGGGACGGGATGAATCTTACTCCTTATGAGTATATCGCGTGCCGACAGGGAGTTTCTGAATCGATGTCTTCTTCCGAATCAAATGGGCCTAGGAAGAGTATGCTAGTGGTATCGGAGTTTATAGGTTGTTCTCCTTCACTTAGTGGTGCAATTCGGGTTAATCCATGGAATTTCGAAGCAACTGCTGAGGCAATGAACGAGGCAATCTCGATGGCTGATGCTGAGAAGCAGTTACGACACGAGAAGCATTATAGGTACATTAGTTCACATGATGTAGCGTTTTGGTCTCGTAGTTTCTTTCAAGATATGGAAAGGACGTGTAAAGATCATTTTAGAAGACGATGCTGGGGAATTGGTTTGAGCTTCGGGTTTAGAGTTGTAGCACTGGACCCTAACTTCAGAAAGTTGTCTATCGATCACATAGAATCCGTGTATGTAAGGTCCAAAAATCGGGCTATATTATTAGACTATGATGGAACGGTAATGCCTCAAACATCGCATAATAAGACCCCAAATGCAGAGGTAATCTCGATCGTGAACAGACTCTTGGGTGATACCAAGAATACAGTCTTTGTTGTAAGTGGAAGAGGAAAAGAAAGTTTAGACAAGTGGTTTTCTCCATGTAAGAAACTCGGGATTGCAGCCGAACACGGATATTTCATGAG GTGGTCTAGTGACGATAAATGGGAAGTTTGTGGACCAAATAGTGAATTCGGGTGGAAGCAAATAGCTGAACCTGTTATGAGATTGTATACCGAGGCCACTGATGGCTCATCTATCGAAACCAAGGAGAGTGCCTTGGTTTGGCACCATCAAGATGCAGACCCAAGTTTCGGGTCTAGCCAAGCCAAGGAGATGTTAGACCATCTTGAGAGTGTATTAGCTAACGAGCCAGTGACCGTAAAAAGCGGCCAGTTTATCATTGATGTAAAGCCACAG GGAGTCAGTAAAGGTGTGGTCGCCGAAAAGGTCTTCACAACCATGGCCGAGAGCGGAAAGCAAGCAGATTTTGTTCTATGCATTGGCGACGACCGATCTGACGAGGAGATGTTCGAGATCATTAGCAGTGCGATTTCCAGTGGCATCCTATCCTCCAACGCATCCGTTTTCGCCTGCACGGTCGGCCAGAAACCTAGCAAAGCCAAATATTATTTAGATGATCCGGCTGAGGTCATAAACATGCTCGAAGCCCTTGCGGATGCTTCGGACCCGGGATCCTTCACAGAtactgaatcagatatctccctttgA
- the LOC108483825 gene encoding ras-related protein RABA1c-like: MAGYRAEDDYDYLFKVVLIGDSGVGKSNLLSRFTRNEFSLESKSTIGVEFATRSLNVDGKVIKAQIWDTAGQERYRAITSAYYRGAVGALLVYDVTRHSTFENVERWLRELRDHTDPNIIVMLIGNKSDLRHLVAVPTEDGKSFAEKESLYFMETSALEATNVENAFAEVLTQIYHIVSKKAMETADEGTASTVPSKGEKIDVGKDISAMKKGGCCSS; the protein is encoded by the exons ATGGCTGGTTACAGAGCAGAAGATGACTATGATTACCTTTTCAAAGTAGTATTAATCGGTGATTCAGGTGTGGGAAAATCTAATTTACTCTCAAGATTCACAAGGAACGAGTTCAGCTTAGAATCCAAATCCACCATTGGTGTTGAGTTCGCAACTCGAAGCTTAAATGTTGATGGCAAAGTCATCAAAGCTCAGATTTGGGATACTGCTGGTCAAGAAAG GTACCGAGCCATAACAAGTGCTTATTACCGAGGAGCCGTTGGTGCACTCCTCGTGTACGACGTTACCCGTCATTCCACATTCGAGAACGTTGAGAGGTGGTTAAGAGAGTTAAGGGATCACACAGATCCCAACATCATAGTCATGCTCATTGGTAACAAATCAGATCTTCGTCACCTCGTGGCTGTCCCAACTGAAGACGGGAAGTCTTTCGCCGAGAAAGAGTCTCTCTACTTCATGGAAACTTCTGCACTCGAAGCTACAAATGTCGAGAATGCATTCGCCGAAGTTCTTACTCAAATCTACCATATCGTAAGCAAAAAAGCCATGGAGACAGCCGACGAAGGGACTGCATCAACCGTTCCTTCCAAAGGCGAGAAAATCGATGTTGGTAAAGACATCTCCGCAATGAAGAAAGGGGGTTGTTGCTCAAGCTAA
- the LOC108480290 gene encoding protein GRAVITROPIC IN THE LIGHT 1-like, with protein MDPIGPKSMFIRSRSCNSTTSSINSNNNGGSHRSKLSRTFHKVINFRNSDNKHGMGACVFPSQHKFECYNPNPDPKFKHKAILEALLAKIFASVTSIKAAYAELQMAQNPYNNDAIQAADEAIVEQLRALSELKRKFLKKELDLSPQVTLMLAEIQEQQSLMRTYEITIKKLESDVETKDSMIVSFHKQFKDCVEINKSLEKKLNASGPLYVFDNLKLSRLNVSHFIQVLHKALRSVRSFVKLMVKEMELANWDLNEATKAIEPKAIFIKESHRCFAFESFVCKTMLQSFNLFDYGVNKELNPKKPDPEQCFIEFKRLKSVNPRSILALNPNSLLGKFIRAKYLDLVHAKMECSFFGNLNQRKIVTSGGFPDSGFFTAFAEMAKRFWMLHRLGLSMVEPVSVFEVKRNCRFSEVYMENVSEESLFSGEINDGNVDIRVVFTVVPGFKIGKTVIQTQVYLSPVITPVSR; from the coding sequence ATGGATCCAATCGGACCCAAATCAATGTTCATCCGAAGCAGAAGCTGCAACAGCACCACCAGCAGCATTAACAGCAACAACAATGGCGGCAGCCATAGAAGCAAGCTTTCAAGAACCTTTCACAAGGTAATCAACTTCAGAAACAGCGATAATAAACATGGGATGGGAGCTTGTGTTTTCCCATCACAACACAAGTTCGAGTGTTATAATCCAAACCCAGACCCCAAATTTAAACATAAAGCCATATTAGAAGCTTTATTAGCTAAGATCTTTGCTAGTGTTACTTCAATCAAAGCTGCTTACGCTGAACTTCAAATGGCACAAAACCCATACAACAATGATGCAATTCAAGCTGCTGATGAAGCCATTGTTGAACAACTCAGAGCATTATCAGAGCTAAAACGTAAGTTCTTAAAAAAAGAACTCGATCTTTCACCTCAAGTTACTTTAATGTTAGCTGAAATTCAAGAACAACAAAGCTTGATGCGTACTTATGAGATAACGATCAAGAAATTAGAATCTGATGTTGAAACAAAAGATTCAATGATCGTTTCATTTCATAAACAGTTCAAAGATTGTGTTGAAATCAACAAATCTTTGGAAAAGAAATTAAACGCTAGTGGTCCTTTATATGTTTTTGATAATCTCAAGCTTTCGAGGTTGAATGTTAGTCATTTTATTCAAGTTTTACATAAAGCTTTGAGATCTGTTCGTAGTTTTGTGAAATTGATGGTGAAAGAAATGGAATTAGCTAATTGGGATCTTAATGAAGCTACTAAAGCAATTGAACCCAAAGCTATTTTCATTAAAGAAAGCCATAGGTGCTTTGCTTTTGAATCCTTTGTGTGTAAAACAATGTTACAGAGCTTTAATCTCTTCGATTATGGGGTTAACAAAGAGTTGAATCCGAAAAAACCCGACCCAGAACAATGTTTTATTGAATTCAAGAGGCTAAAATCGGTAAACCCGAGATCGATTTTAGCTTTAAACCCGAATTCACTTTTGGGGAAATTCATTAGAGCTAAGTATTTGGATTTGGTTCATGCTAAAATGGAGTGTTCCTTCTTTGGAAATTTGAATCAAAGGAAAATTGTTACGTCGGGTGGGTTTCCGGATTCGGGTTTTTTCACGGCGTTTGCCGAGATGGCGAAACGGTTTTGGATGTTACACCGGTTGGGTTTATCGATGGTTGAACCGGTTTCGGTCTTTGAAGTGAAGAGGAATTGCCGGTTCTCGGAGGTTTATATGGAGAACGTGAGTGAAGAATCGTTGTTTTCCGGCGAAATCAACGACGGAAACGTCGATATCAGGGTGGTTTTCACGGTGGTTCCCGGGTTCAAGATCGGAAAAACGGTGATACAAACCCAAGTTTACTTGTCGCCGGTGATTACTCCGGTGAGTCGTTGA